CCCGCAATACTTTGAGCTAACGATCTTTGCAGCTCAGGCTTGGCCTCTTCAAAGGCCAGATTTACTTTATTCGCCGAACTCAGAACTCGAGTTTGAGAAATCTTCCAATCACTTTTCTCTGAGTATTTTGAAATCGAGGCTCCACTAGTTCCGGACTGATTATTATGCAGGAATGTTTGCTCCATTTTCCCTTTCCCCAAAAGACGCTCACGAATCTGTAGATCTGTGATCACACTGAAGTGCACGTCCTTCACCATCGAATCCGCCACCACCGCTGCCAGACCTCCTAAAATCCCCGCGCCCATGACCGCCTTGTCACTGCCGCCTAAAATAGAGGTCGTACCGGCTGCGATGATTGCGCCATCCATGCCATAACCCTTATACATGGCGGCCTCTGCCGCGTTGGGGTCCATCTTACCCACTTGCAGCACATTGACCTGAATTACGAAATTCGCCTGATTCATCTTCGATGCGATTTTAAAGCCCTTTGCGGCCAATGAGTTTCTTAGTTCCGATTCTAAAGAAAAATCCTTGTCAGATGTGTTCTTCACTTGAAGATACACTGTCTTAAGGGCCTCATCCTCAATGGGATCAATGAAAAGTGTCGCACTCATCTTGGTTTGCACGTCTAAGTTAC
The window above is part of the Bdellovibrio sp. ArHS genome. Proteins encoded here:
- a CDS encoding complement resistance protein TraT, encoding MKPNLFKTTAFISILSLLSGCAATQVAVSKRNLDVQTKMSATLFIDPIEDEALKTVYLQVKNTSDKDFSLESELRNSLAAKGFKIASKMNQANFVIQVNVLQVGKMDPNAAEAAMYKGYGMDGAIIAAGTTSILGGSDKAVMGAGILGGLAAVVADSMVKDVHFSVITDLQIRERLLGKGKMEQTFLHNNQSGTSGASISKYSEKSDWKISQTRVLSSANKVNLAFEEAKPELQRSLAQSIAGIF